The DNA segment GGGCGGCGCTGCTGCTGTCGCGCACGGCCTCCGTCAGCGCCTCCAGGTTCTGCCCGGAGGCGAGCGCCTCGCGGATGCCCTCCGCCATCTTGTGATGGCTGCTCTCCACGGACTCGGTGACGGCGCTCACCGACGTGCTCATCTCCGCCAGCAGACCGCTGATGCTCTGCGCGCCGCGCAGGGACTGCTGCGACAGCGAGCGCATCTCCCGGGCCACCACCGCGAAGCTGCGCCCATGCTCGCCCGAGCGGGCCGCTTCGATGGCCGCGTTGATGGCCAGCACGTTGGATTGATCCGACAGGTCCTTCACCGTCTTCAGGATGGCGGACGCCTTGCGCGACCCCTCCGTCAGCCGGCCAATGGCAGGCATCAGCTCGCCCACCTGGGCGCGCAGTTGCTCCAGCGCCGCGCCGCTCTGCCGCAGGCGCTCCTGGCCCGTCTGGCTGGTCTGCTCCGCGCGCTTCGCGACCTCCAGCACCGTGTTGGCCTGCCGCGAGGCCTCCAGCGACCGGTCCTGGATGTCCCGCATGGCCACGCTCGCCTCCTCGATGCTGGAGGACTGGCGCGCGAGCTGCTGGGACTGCTCACGGCTGATGTACGTCAGCCCCTCGACGCTGCCCGCCAGCTCCTTCAGCGTCTCCTGGAGGGTGACGGGGATGGTGCGCAGGCGCTGCACCAGGAGGTTGATGCTCTGGGCCAGGAGGCCAATCTCATCCTGGGATTGGATGCTGATGACCTGGGTGAGGTCTCCCTCGGTGGCGATGCGCGAGGCGACCTGCGTGAGGCGCAGCAGGGGCTGGGCCACCTGCGACACCAGCCACACCGACAGCGACGCGAGCACGCCCAGCAGGATGAGCCCCAGGATGACCAGGCGCCGCTGCGAGCCGGCGTGCTCCTCCAGC comes from the Corallococcus macrosporus genome and includes:
- a CDS encoding methyl-accepting chemotaxis protein yields the protein MRFKHKVLLLPVLAAIFLVAIIGLSELLGRSTRTHLERIEKGYVPAVLLSRDLDVLLQQLQRGLQDAVAAEDLEQLAEADAIAKRFLQRVAEGRANSAINPVRLDTLEAQLRDYMVLARETSERMINKDAQAATRLPELTARYNKVRDALTRATEEDQREMGASFALTLEEHAGSQRRLVILGLILLGVLASLSVWLVSQVAQPLLRLTQVASRIATEGDLTQVISIQSQDEIGLLAQSINLLVQRLRTIPVTLQETLKELAGSVEGLTYISREQSQQLARQSSSIEEASVAMRDIQDRSLEASRQANTVLEVAKRAEQTSQTGQERLRQSGAALEQLRAQVGELMPAIGRLTEGSRKASAILKTVKDLSDQSNVLAINAAIEAARSGEHGRSFAVVAREMRSLSQQSLRGAQSISGLLAEMSTSVSAVTESVESSHHKMAEGIREALASGQNLEALTEAVRDSSSAAQDIVRSFTQQNAGIVQMTAVVTDFSKMMKDSVQANEDVESAIQRLEVAFQGIQGVVAGFRV